The following are from one region of the Paenalkalicoccus suaedae genome:
- a CDS encoding prepilin peptidase — protein sequence MELFIYIYLFLVGITLGSFYNVVGLRLPKGESIVTPRSHCTTCDRTLHATELIPVFSYLFQRGKCKGCKTKISALYPTMELLTGLLFAYSYYHFGFTAELVVALLLISLLVIIVVSDLSSMLILNKVLLFFLPLFVILRFTIAPLEPIWDAPLGAAVGFGLLFLLAIVSKGGMGGGDIKLYGVIGFALGLMGTLTSLFIAAMLGLVVAVINLAFKSFDRKREIPFGPYIAVGALIAYFFGQQLVDSYRALFFF from the coding sequence TTTTATAATGTAGTCGGACTCAGGCTTCCAAAAGGGGAGTCAATCGTGACACCTAGATCGCACTGCACCACCTGTGATCGCACGCTCCATGCGACAGAGCTTATCCCAGTTTTTTCTTACCTCTTCCAAAGAGGCAAGTGCAAAGGTTGCAAAACAAAGATCTCTGCTCTTTATCCAACAATGGAGCTTTTAACGGGACTTTTATTCGCTTACAGCTATTATCACTTTGGCTTCACAGCAGAGCTCGTAGTCGCACTTTTACTTATATCGTTATTAGTTATTATCGTTGTATCGGATCTTTCATCGATGCTAATTTTAAATAAGGTACTTTTATTTTTCTTACCACTATTCGTAATACTACGATTTACGATAGCGCCATTAGAGCCAATATGGGATGCGCCACTCGGTGCAGCAGTTGGATTTGGGTTATTATTTCTCCTCGCCATTGTTTCTAAAGGCGGTATGGGTGGGGGAGATATTAAGCTATACGGCGTCATTGGGTTTGCGCTCGGACTAATGGGGACGCTCACCTCGCTCTTTATCGCGGCAATGCTCGGACTAGTCGTCGCTGTGATAAACCTTGCTTTTAAATCATTTGATAGAAAACGCGAAATACCGTTTGGACCATACATAGCTGTCGGTGCACTCATCGCGTACTTTTTTGGACAGCAGCTCGTAGATAGCTACCGAGCGTTATTCTTTTTTTAA
- a CDS encoding PilN domain-containing protein gives MAVEINLLPHQSKRDRTFSLSLILVGSIGIIGLIVLLFLGNQVEDNRMAKEAELTEARVETTMLEQELSELDPADGGELGQKIEELENKRVPSFAVLSTIVAAMPEEGNITLFDYTFPADIEMEIVLTSMSDIAQFQYNLEQSPMIQEANVEAVLGEDIEEEVEEDPFWYETYIPQYFTTYRLVLHPDAVRAYSDEQEDEVVLP, from the coding sequence ATGGCAGTTGAGATAAATTTATTACCACATCAGTCAAAACGTGATCGTACGTTTTCGCTTTCGCTCATACTTGTAGGAAGTATCGGAATCATCGGCCTAATTGTCCTTTTATTCCTTGGCAATCAAGTAGAAGATAATCGTATGGCGAAAGAAGCAGAGTTAACCGAGGCACGTGTAGAAACGACGATGCTAGAGCAAGAATTAAGTGAACTAGATCCTGCAGATGGAGGCGAACTCGGTCAAAAAATCGAGGAGCTCGAAAACAAGCGAGTACCTTCTTTTGCCGTTTTATCTACCATTGTTGCTGCGATGCCGGAGGAGGGCAACATTACATTATTTGATTACACGTTCCCTGCTGATATCGAGATGGAGATTGTATTAACAAGCATGTCTGATATCGCTCAGTTCCAATATAATCTAGAGCAGTCACCAATGATTCAAGAAGCAAATGTAGAAGCCGTTCTCGGGGAGGATATTGAAGAGGAAGTAGAAGAAGACCCATTCTGGTACGAAACGTACATTCCTCAATACTTCACAACCTACCGACTCGTCCTGCATCCAGATGCCGTTCGCGCATATTCAGACGAGCAGGAAGATGAGGTGGTGTTACCATGA
- the pilM gene encoding type IV pilus biogenesis protein PilM: MNPFTNTTRHALIIHDHVIRFVKAKRSSLREIELMEERFIPQGVLQNGRIVELDTFATILQEITDEWKLRKKKVMFTIPDSMAVIRRHQVPITVHQDEIRSHLYMELGESLHLPIEQPVFHAHEISANEETRDMLIFAAPEENVVMISKLLKEVHIKPVVADLVNLSLFRFYELMGFREEEHMMMLQVYPTHVHATIFDHELPLVMRTIPLESNSDKWKLDYGELRFTGESEELLSGWRDAEDEIGKLLNFYQYNYQSGQSSVGKIVVSGDHPLLEKLTELAKQTFTQKVVGLFELEAETKRQERIEARFYEAVGLAMKKEV; encoded by the coding sequence ATGAATCCTTTTACAAATACAACACGACATGCGCTTATTATTCATGATCACGTGATCCGTTTTGTTAAAGCAAAGCGTTCGTCACTGCGTGAAATAGAATTAATGGAGGAGCGCTTTATTCCTCAAGGAGTCCTTCAAAATGGACGTATTGTTGAGCTCGATACGTTCGCTACAATTTTGCAGGAAATCACAGATGAATGGAAGCTACGTAAAAAGAAAGTGATGTTTACCATTCCAGATTCCATGGCTGTTATTAGAAGACACCAAGTACCTATAACAGTTCATCAGGATGAGATTAGAAGTCACCTTTATATGGAGCTTGGCGAATCCCTCCATCTTCCTATCGAACAACCTGTTTTCCACGCGCACGAGATATCCGCTAATGAAGAGACGCGAGATATGCTGATCTTTGCTGCGCCAGAAGAAAATGTTGTCATGATCTCGAAGCTATTGAAGGAAGTACATATAAAGCCTGTCGTCGCGGATCTCGTGAATCTTTCTTTATTCCGTTTTTATGAGTTAATGGGGTTCAGAGAAGAAGAGCATATGATGATGCTTCAGGTGTATCCAACGCATGTTCACGCAACGATCTTTGATCACGAGTTACCGCTTGTTATGCGAACGATTCCACTTGAGTCAAATTCAGACAAGTGGAAGCTTGATTACGGTGAGCTTCGTTTTACCGGCGAATCAGAAGAGTTGTTATCTGGATGGCGAGATGCAGAGGACGAGATTGGAAAACTATTAAACTTTTATCAATATAACTACCAAAGTGGGCAATCAAGCGTTGGCAAGATTGTTGTAAGCGGAGATCATCCACTACTTGAAAAATTAACAGAGCTTGCCAAACAAACATTTACGCAAAAGGTTGTCGGCCTGTTCGAATTAGAAGCAGAAACAAAGCGCCAGGAGCGAATCGAAGCACGATTCTACGAAGCGGTTGGACTCGCAATGAAAAAAGAGGTGTAA